A DNA window from Kitasatospora atroaurantiaca contains the following coding sequences:
- a CDS encoding RtcB family protein, with protein MSYTEVPGVRVPIRMWTDPATVEGQAMQQLRNISSLPWLHGLAVMPDVHLGKGATVGSVIAMKGAVCPAAVGVDIGCGMSAVKTSLTARDLPDDLSRLRSKIEQIIPVGRGLHSEPVDPRKLHGFATTGWDDFWLRFDGVAHEVKWRRERAMQQMGTLGSGNHFCEVCIDATGSVWLMLHSGSRNIGKELAEHHMGVARSLPHNQGLVDRDLAVFIADTPQMAAYRQDLFWAQEYAKNNRAVMMALFQDIVRREFPKARVTFDEVISCHHNYVAEERYDGVDLLVTRKGAIKAGSGDFGIIPGSMGTGSYIVRGLGNEAAFNSASHGAGRKMSRTAAKKRFTARDLAEQTRGVECRKDSGVVDEIPGAYKSIEKVMAQQEDLVEVVAHLKQVVCVKG; from the coding sequence ATGTCGTACACCGAGGTGCCTGGCGTCCGGGTCCCGATCCGGATGTGGACCGACCCGGCCACCGTCGAGGGCCAGGCCATGCAGCAGCTTCGCAACATCAGCTCCCTGCCCTGGCTGCACGGCCTCGCCGTGATGCCCGACGTCCACCTGGGCAAGGGCGCGACCGTCGGTTCCGTCATCGCCATGAAGGGTGCCGTCTGTCCCGCTGCCGTCGGCGTCGACATCGGCTGCGGAATGAGCGCGGTCAAGACCTCCCTCACCGCCCGCGACCTCCCCGACGACCTGTCCCGGCTGCGTTCCAAGATCGAGCAGATCATCCCGGTGGGCCGCGGCCTCCACTCCGAGCCGGTCGACCCGCGCAAGCTCCACGGGTTCGCCACGACCGGCTGGGACGACTTCTGGTTGCGCTTCGACGGGGTGGCGCACGAGGTGAAGTGGCGGCGCGAGCGGGCCATGCAGCAGATGGGAACGCTCGGATCAGGCAACCATTTCTGCGAGGTCTGCATTGATGCGACCGGTTCTGTCTGGTTGATGTTGCATTCTGGATCGCGCAACATTGGCAAGGAGCTGGCGGAGCACCATATGGGCGTCGCCCGGTCGCTCCCCCACAACCAGGGCCTGGTCGACCGCGACCTCGCGGTGTTCATCGCCGACACCCCGCAGATGGCTGCCTACCGTCAGGACCTGTTCTGGGCGCAGGAGTACGCCAAGAACAACCGCGCGGTGATGATGGCGCTGTTCCAGGACATCGTTCGCCGTGAGTTCCCCAAGGCTAGGGTCACCTTCGACGAGGTGATCAGTTGCCACCACAACTACGTGGCGGAGGAGCGGTACGACGGTGTCGACCTGCTGGTGACCCGTAAGGGCGCGATCAAGGCCGGCTCCGGCGACTTCGGCATCATCCCGGGCTCGATGGGCACCGGCTCGTACATCGTCCGCGGTCTCGGCAACGAGGCGGCCTTCAACTCGGCCTCGCACGGCGCCGGCCGGAAGATGAGCCGCACCGCCGCCAAGAAGCGCTTCACCGCGCGGGACCTGGCGGAGCAGACCCGGGGCGTGGAGTGCCGGAAGGACAGCGGCGTGGTCGACGAGATCCCGGGCGCGTACAAGTCGATCGAGAAGGTCATGGCCCAGCAGGAGGACCTGGTCGAGGTGGTCGCCCACCTCAAGCAGGTCGTCTGTGTGAAGGGTTGA
- a CDS encoding GNAT family N-acetyltransferase, producing the protein MDDPGPPQRSDEHSYPQHWEADVLLRDGGTARIRPITPADADRLVEFYEQVSDQSKYFRFFAPYPRLSDKDVRHFTHHDYINRVGLAVVVRDRFIATVRYDRIDAEGRPSESGTDAEVAFLVQDAHQGRGVASALLEHIAAVAQERGILRFTAEVLPENRKMIKVFTDAGYTQRRSFADGVVHLEFDLEPTAASLAVMRAREHRAEARSVQRLLTPRSVAVLGVSRNPQSVGRALLRDLAGFHGPVYAVNRNAPPGTELDGAVTYRSVLEIPGPVDLAVIAVPAPAVPAAVAECGAHGVQGLVVVSAGYAETGPEGRDRQRALVRQARAAGMRVVGPNAFGLLNTDPEQPLNASLAPVLPERGPFGLFCQSGAIGVALLEAAHRRGLGISSFASVGNRADVSGNDWLQYWEEDPATRVVLLYLESFGNPRKFTRIARRLAAVKPVVVVKGARHTGSLPPGHAVQPAASGLRDATVDALFQQAGVLRVDTITELYDTGELLAGQPLPAGDRVAVVGNSDSLGLLTHDACLSAGLRPRTPVDLTTGATGENFRIALHVALTDPAVDAVIAVAIPPIGTHLPAEDLGADEPAFAEALLEAASRAQEAGKPLLLAHLALTELPDRLRAAGIPAYPAPERAVHALARAVHYAEWRRRTAEAEQTARVPELDRIEEAKARTLVEAALETRTAVAARTQPGGARIALPDADAVALLAHYGIDVLPTLPAPDEESAVRAAATLGYPVALKATAEHLRHRPDLGSVRLDLTGEPGLRRAYRELDTLLGGAAKARLVVQPLAPRGVDTVIGATVDPAVGAILSFGLAGAPAELLGDVAHRLVPATDQDAAALIREVRAAPLLFGWRGAEPVDTAALEELLLRVSRLVDDLPEVASVDLEPVVVAPHGLAVLGARVRIAPLPVRSDLGPRAMSSL; encoded by the coding sequence GTGGACGACCCCGGGCCCCCGCAGCGGAGCGACGAGCACAGCTACCCCCAGCACTGGGAGGCCGACGTCCTGCTGCGCGACGGCGGCACCGCCCGGATCCGGCCGATCACCCCGGCCGACGCCGACCGGCTGGTCGAGTTCTACGAACAGGTCTCCGACCAGTCCAAGTACTTCCGCTTCTTCGCCCCGTACCCCCGGCTCTCCGACAAGGACGTCCGGCACTTCACCCACCACGACTACATCAACCGGGTCGGCCTGGCCGTCGTGGTCCGGGACCGCTTCATCGCCACCGTCCGCTACGACCGGATCGACGCCGAGGGCCGCCCGTCCGAGAGCGGGACGGACGCCGAGGTCGCCTTCCTGGTCCAGGACGCCCACCAGGGCCGCGGTGTCGCCTCCGCCCTGCTGGAGCACATCGCCGCCGTCGCCCAGGAGCGCGGCATCCTGCGCTTCACGGCCGAGGTGCTCCCCGAGAACCGCAAGATGATCAAGGTCTTCACCGACGCGGGCTACACCCAGCGCCGCAGCTTCGCCGACGGCGTCGTCCACCTCGAGTTCGACCTGGAGCCCACCGCTGCCTCGCTGGCGGTGATGCGGGCCCGCGAGCACCGGGCCGAGGCCCGCTCCGTCCAGCGGCTGCTCACCCCGCGGTCGGTCGCGGTGCTCGGGGTCTCCCGCAATCCGCAGTCCGTCGGCCGCGCGCTGCTGCGCGACCTGGCCGGCTTCCACGGCCCGGTGTACGCGGTGAACCGCAACGCCCCGCCCGGCACCGAGCTGGACGGCGCCGTCACCTACCGCTCGGTGCTGGAGATCCCCGGCCCCGTCGATCTCGCGGTCATCGCGGTGCCCGCCCCGGCGGTCCCCGCCGCCGTCGCAGAGTGCGGCGCGCACGGCGTCCAGGGCCTGGTGGTGGTCTCCGCCGGGTACGCCGAGACCGGGCCGGAGGGCCGCGACCGGCAGCGCGCGCTGGTCCGCCAGGCCAGGGCCGCCGGGATGCGGGTGGTCGGCCCGAACGCCTTCGGCCTGCTCAACACCGACCCCGAGCAGCCGCTCAACGCCTCGCTCGCCCCCGTGCTGCCCGAACGCGGCCCGTTCGGCCTGTTCTGCCAGTCCGGCGCGATCGGCGTCGCGCTCCTGGAGGCCGCCCACCGCCGGGGCCTGGGCATCTCCTCCTTCGCCTCGGTCGGCAACCGCGCGGACGTCTCCGGCAACGACTGGCTCCAGTACTGGGAGGAGGACCCGGCGACCCGGGTCGTGCTGCTCTACCTGGAGTCCTTCGGCAACCCGCGCAAGTTCACCCGGATCGCCCGCCGCCTGGCCGCCGTCAAACCGGTCGTGGTGGTCAAGGGCGCCCGTCACACCGGCAGCCTCCCGCCCGGGCATGCCGTCCAGCCCGCCGCGAGCGGCCTGCGGGACGCCACGGTCGACGCCCTGTTCCAGCAGGCCGGCGTACTGCGGGTGGACACCATCACCGAGCTGTACGACACCGGCGAGCTGCTGGCCGGCCAGCCCCTCCCGGCCGGGGACCGGGTCGCCGTGGTCGGCAACTCCGACTCGCTCGGTCTGCTCACCCACGACGCCTGCCTGAGCGCCGGGCTGCGCCCCCGTACGCCCGTCGACCTCACCACCGGCGCCACCGGCGAGAACTTCCGGATCGCCCTCCACGTGGCGCTCACCGACCCGGCCGTGGACGCCGTGATCGCGGTGGCCATCCCGCCGATCGGCACCCACCTGCCCGCCGAGGATCTCGGCGCGGACGAGCCCGCGTTCGCCGAGGCCCTGCTCGAAGCGGCCTCCCGTGCGCAGGAGGCGGGCAAGCCGCTGCTGCTCGCCCACCTGGCGCTCACCGAGCTCCCCGACCGGCTCCGCGCCGCCGGCATCCCCGCCTACCCGGCCCCCGAGCGCGCCGTGCACGCGCTCGCCCGGGCCGTGCACTACGCCGAGTGGCGCCGCCGTACGGCCGAGGCCGAGCAGACCGCCCGCGTCCCCGAGCTCGACCGGATCGAGGAGGCCAAGGCGCGCACCCTGGTCGAGGCCGCCCTGGAGACCCGTACGGCGGTCGCCGCCCGCACCCAGCCGGGTGGCGCCAGGATCGCCCTCCCCGATGCGGACGCCGTCGCGCTGCTCGCCCACTACGGCATCGACGTGCTCCCCACGCTTCCCGCCCCCGACGAGGAGAGCGCCGTCCGGGCCGCCGCCACCCTCGGCTACCCCGTCGCCCTCAAGGCCACCGCCGAGCACCTGCGCCACCGCCCCGACCTGGGCAGCGTCCGCCTGGACCTCACCGGCGAGCCGGGTCTGCGCCGCGCGTACCGCGAGCTGGACACTCTGCTCGGCGGTGCCGCCAAGGCCCGGCTGGTGGTCCAGCCGCTCGCCCCGCGCGGTGTGGACACCGTGATCGGCGCGACCGTCGACCCGGCCGTCGGCGCGATCCTCTCCTTCGGCCTGGCCGGCGCCCCCGCCGAGCTGCTCGGTGACGTCGCCCACCGGCTGGTCCCGGCCACCGACCAGGACGCGGCCGCCCTGATCCGCGAGGTGCGGGCCGCCCCGCTGCTGTTCGGCTGGCGCGGCGCGGAGCCGGTGGACACCGCCGCGCTGGAGGAACTGCTGCTGCGGGTCTCCCGGCTGGTCGACGACCTGCCCGAGGTGGCCTCGGTCGATCTCGAACCCGTGGTCGTGGCCCCGCACGGCCTTGCGGTACTGGGGGCCCGGGTCCGCATCGCACCCCTGCCGGTGCGCAGCGATCTGGGTCCGCGCGCGATGAGCAGCCTGTAA
- a CDS encoding DUF5998 family protein — protein MAKTGTTTTQDLRSAIERSGYYPALVSEAVESAVGPEPITSYLVHQETTFDANEVRRHVTVLVLTPTRFVVSHTDEQAGDATSPVPYATTSTECVRLDRIGSVVLSRMVSNPETYTPGTLPREVVLTIGWGAVQRIDLEPAGCSDPNCEADHGYTGSATADDLSLRVSEAGDGPETVSQALIFARALSEATIADRV, from the coding sequence ATGGCGAAGACCGGTACCACCACCACGCAGGACCTGCGCTCGGCGATCGAGCGCAGCGGCTACTACCCGGCCCTGGTGTCCGAGGCCGTCGAGTCCGCGGTGGGCCCCGAGCCGATCACCTCCTACCTGGTCCACCAGGAGACGACCTTCGACGCGAACGAGGTCCGCCGGCACGTCACCGTGCTGGTACTGACCCCGACCCGCTTCGTGGTCAGCCACACCGACGAGCAGGCCGGGGACGCGACCAGCCCGGTGCCGTACGCGACCACCTCCACCGAGTGCGTCCGGCTCGACCGGATCGGTTCGGTGGTGCTCAGCCGGATGGTCTCCAACCCGGAGACGTACACGCCCGGCACGCTGCCCCGCGAGGTCGTGCTGACCATCGGCTGGGGCGCGGTGCAGCGGATCGACCTGGAGCCGGCCGGCTGTTCCGACCCGAACTGCGAGGCCGACCACGGCTACACCGGTTCGGCGACGGCTGACGACCTGTCACTGCGGGTCAGCGAGGCGGGGGACGGTCCGGAGACGGTGTCGCAGGCGCTGATCTTCGCCCGCGCGCTGTCCGAAGCCACGATCGCCGACCGGGTCTGA
- a CDS encoding DUF1707 and FHA domain-containing protein, giving the protein MTPAEFRTRVSRPSEAERDRALGVLRDSVGSGRMSHDTFMGRMELVLTARSQAELDHALRDLQAAGRVSALALRTVGRISAFTARLRRTWHTEQLPGLSLPAPGTAPLRIGRIPGSDLRLSDGSVSRRHAELRYEADGWTLHDLGSTNGTHVNGLRVAGTIRVHPGDQVRFGRLSFRLAAG; this is encoded by the coding sequence ATGACGCCAGCTGAGTTCCGGACCCGAGTGTCCCGACCGTCGGAGGCCGAGCGGGACCGGGCGCTCGGCGTGCTCCGCGACAGCGTCGGCAGCGGCAGGATGTCCCACGACACCTTCATGGGCCGGATGGAGCTCGTGCTCACCGCCCGCAGCCAGGCCGAACTCGACCACGCGCTCCGCGACCTGCAGGCCGCCGGACGGGTCTCCGCACTGGCCCTGCGCACGGTCGGCCGGATCTCCGCCTTCACCGCCCGGCTGCGCCGCACCTGGCACACCGAGCAGCTCCCCGGCCTCAGCCTCCCGGCCCCCGGCACCGCACCCCTGCGCATCGGCCGCATCCCGGGGTCCGACCTACGCCTCAGCGACGGCTCGGTCTCCCGCCGGCACGCCGAACTCCGCTACGAGGCCGACGGCTGGACCCTCCACGACCTCGGCTCCACCAACGGCACCCACGTCAACGGCCTCCGCGTCGCCGGCACCATCCGCGTCCACCCCGGCGACCAGGTCCGCTTCGGCCGCCTCAGCTTCCGCCTGGCGGCGGGCTGA
- a CDS encoding glutaminase, whose translation MDYQELLHDVMDTARRTPGRGRPADYIPALASADPEAFGVALATVDGEVYGAGDWERPFSIQSISKLFTLALALAEGGDDLWKRVGREPSGNPFNSLVQLETEHGIPRNPFINAGALVVTDRLLELSGDAAGAVREFLRAESGNELISTDDTVAASEARHGHRNAALAHFIASYGNLRNPVDSVLAHYYAHCAISASCRDLALVGRFLARHGLRADGSRLLTRSEAKRVNAVLLTCGTYDAAGEFAFRVGLPGKSGVGGGVLAVLPGRGAVCVWSPGLDTAGNSVLGVAALDALTTATGWSVF comes from the coding sequence GTGGACTACCAGGAGCTCTTGCACGACGTGATGGACACCGCCCGCCGGACCCCCGGCCGGGGCCGGCCCGCCGACTACATCCCCGCCCTGGCGTCGGCGGATCCGGAGGCGTTCGGGGTGGCCCTGGCCACCGTGGACGGCGAGGTGTACGGGGCCGGTGACTGGGAGCGGCCGTTCTCGATCCAGAGCATCTCCAAACTGTTCACCCTCGCTTTGGCGTTGGCGGAGGGCGGCGACGACCTCTGGAAGCGGGTGGGCCGGGAGCCGTCGGGGAACCCGTTCAACTCGCTGGTGCAGTTGGAGACCGAGCACGGCATCCCCCGCAATCCGTTCATCAACGCGGGCGCGCTGGTGGTCACCGACCGGCTGCTGGAGCTGTCGGGTGACGCGGCCGGCGCGGTACGGGAGTTCCTGCGCGCGGAGTCGGGCAACGAGCTGATCTCCACCGACGACACGGTGGCGGCATCGGAGGCGCGGCACGGCCACCGCAACGCGGCGTTGGCGCACTTCATCGCGAGCTACGGCAATCTGCGCAACCCGGTGGACAGCGTGCTGGCGCACTACTACGCGCACTGCGCGATCTCGGCGAGCTGCCGTGATCTGGCGCTGGTGGGACGGTTCCTGGCCCGGCACGGTCTGCGGGCGGACGGTTCGCGGCTGCTGACGCGCAGCGAGGCGAAGCGGGTGAACGCGGTGCTGCTGACCTGCGGGACGTACGACGCGGCGGGGGAGTTCGCGTTCCGGGTGGGGCTGCCGGGCAAGAGCGGGGTCGGCGGGGGAGTGCTGGCGGTGCTGCCGGGGCGGGGCGCGGTGTGCGTGTGGAGCCCGGGGCTGGACACGGCGGGGAACTCGGTGCTGGGCGTGGCGGCGCTCGACGCGCTGACGACGGCGACGGGCTGGTCCGTCTTCTGA
- a CDS encoding M16 family metallopeptidase codes for MTFHPQPTPGTATPWAFPAPERGALGNGLTVLHCDRPGQQLVAVEVQLDVPLAAEPDGLDGVANILARALNEGTDTLTAEEFAGELERAGATLDAHADHPGIRVSLEVPASRLERGLTLLADALRAPALPEDEIERLVANRLDEIVHEQANPARRAAKALYADLFDSADRLSRPRSGTADTVKNITRAAVKAFYDAHVRPATATAVVVGDLTGIDLTALLEATLGTWTGAPADASVHAPVTADDQGRVVIVDRPGSVQTQLLIGRIGPDRHDPTWAAQILGTYCLGGTLTSRLDRVLREEKGYTYGVRAFAQPLRSSADGSGRALLAISGSVDTASTAPALADTWTILRTLAAEGLTDAERDDAVQFLVGVAPLKYETASSVAGTLADQVEQDLPDDFQAEVYRQLAALDTAAATEAVVAAFPPDRLVTVLVGDAATIADPVKELGIGEVTVITS; via the coding sequence ATGACGTTCCACCCCCAGCCGACCCCCGGCACCGCCACCCCGTGGGCCTTCCCCGCCCCCGAGCGCGGCGCCCTCGGCAACGGCCTCACCGTGCTCCACTGCGACCGCCCCGGCCAGCAGCTGGTCGCCGTCGAGGTCCAGCTCGACGTCCCGCTCGCCGCCGAACCCGACGGCCTGGACGGCGTGGCCAACATCCTCGCCCGAGCCCTCAACGAGGGCACCGACACCCTCACCGCCGAGGAGTTCGCCGGCGAGCTCGAACGGGCCGGAGCCACCCTCGACGCCCACGCCGACCACCCCGGCATCCGCGTCTCCCTGGAGGTCCCCGCCTCCCGCCTGGAACGCGGACTCACCCTCCTCGCCGACGCCCTGCGCGCACCCGCCCTCCCCGAGGACGAGATCGAGCGGCTCGTCGCCAACCGCCTCGACGAGATCGTCCACGAGCAGGCCAACCCCGCGCGGCGCGCCGCCAAGGCCCTCTACGCCGACCTCTTCGACAGCGCCGACCGGCTCTCCCGCCCCCGCAGCGGCACCGCCGACACCGTCAAGAACATCACCCGCGCAGCGGTCAAGGCCTTCTACGACGCCCACGTGCGCCCCGCCACCGCCACCGCCGTGGTCGTCGGCGACCTCACCGGCATCGACCTCACCGCCCTCCTCGAAGCCACCCTCGGCACCTGGACCGGCGCCCCGGCCGACGCGAGCGTCCACGCACCCGTCACCGCGGACGACCAGGGCCGCGTGGTCATCGTCGACCGACCGGGATCCGTGCAGACCCAGCTGCTCATCGGCCGCATCGGCCCCGATCGCCACGACCCCACCTGGGCCGCGCAGATCCTCGGCACCTACTGCCTCGGCGGCACCCTCACCTCGCGCCTCGACCGCGTCCTGCGCGAGGAGAAGGGCTACACCTACGGCGTCCGCGCCTTCGCCCAGCCGCTGCGCTCCAGCGCCGACGGCTCCGGCCGCGCCCTGCTCGCCATCAGCGGCTCCGTGGACACCGCCTCCACCGCCCCCGCCCTGGCCGACACCTGGACCATCCTGCGCACCCTCGCCGCCGAAGGCCTCACCGACGCCGAACGCGACGACGCCGTGCAGTTCCTGGTCGGGGTCGCCCCGCTCAAGTACGAGACCGCGAGCTCCGTCGCCGGCACCCTCGCCGACCAGGTCGAGCAGGACCTGCCCGACGACTTCCAGGCCGAGGTCTACCGGCAGCTCGCGGCCCTCGACACGGCCGCCGCCACCGAGGCCGTCGTCGCGGCCTTCCCGCCCGACCGGCTCGTCACCGTCCTGGTCGGCGACGCGGCGACCATCGCCGACCCGGTCAAGGAACTCGGCATCGGCGAGGTCACGGTCATCACGTCCTGA
- a CDS encoding alkaline phosphatase family protein, with protein MTTHLGYDAFEILDPSDAPAPTYGSTSLSDLLPAVAAGLGVPGFASGLPLAPADRVCVFLVDGMGWELIKRHPEYAPFLTSLIAGGRAITSGFPSTTATSLASVGTGLTPGLHGLAGYTVAVPGAGYLMNQLRWQPPVEPSSWQPYPTVFEQVQAAGVATCQVSSPLFSTTPLTQVALSGGTFLGRTTGEERMDLAAQWLGEHDRALVYTYVSELDGAGHRFGVDSDEWRMTLNTVDRLAQRLAEQLPPRSALYVTADHGMIDIAPEDRVDFDEDWELSAGVALLGGEGRARHVYAVPGAAADVFTVWSEVLGDRMWVATRDQAIAAGWFGPVVDERVYLRIGDVVAAARDDVAVIASRSEPGESSMVGLHGSMTPVEQLVPLLEVRA; from the coding sequence ATGACGACGCACCTCGGTTACGACGCTTTCGAGATCCTGGATCCCTCCGACGCCCCCGCTCCCACGTACGGGAGCACCTCGCTCTCGGACCTGCTGCCCGCCGTGGCGGCAGGTCTCGGCGTGCCCGGCTTCGCGAGCGGCCTGCCGCTGGCGCCCGCCGACCGGGTCTGCGTCTTCCTGGTCGACGGGATGGGCTGGGAGCTGATCAAGCGTCACCCCGAGTACGCGCCGTTCCTGACCTCGCTGATCGCCGGCGGCCGGGCGATCACCTCGGGCTTCCCGTCCACCACCGCGACCTCGCTGGCCTCGGTCGGCACCGGCCTCACGCCCGGCCTGCACGGCCTGGCCGGGTACACCGTGGCGGTGCCGGGTGCCGGCTACCTGATGAACCAGCTGCGCTGGCAGCCGCCGGTGGAGCCGAGCAGCTGGCAGCCGTACCCGACGGTCTTCGAGCAGGTCCAGGCGGCCGGCGTGGCGACCTGCCAGGTCTCCTCGCCGCTGTTCTCGACCACCCCGCTCACCCAGGTCGCCCTCTCCGGCGGCACCTTCCTCGGCCGGACCACCGGAGAGGAGCGGATGGACCTCGCGGCCCAGTGGCTGGGCGAGCACGACCGGGCACTGGTCTACACGTACGTCAGCGAACTGGACGGCGCCGGCCACCGCTTCGGGGTCGACTCGGACGAGTGGCGGATGACCCTGAACACCGTGGACCGGCTGGCGCAGCGGCTCGCCGAACAGCTCCCGCCGCGCTCGGCGCTCTACGTCACCGCCGACCACGGCATGATCGACATCGCGCCCGAGGACCGGGTCGACTTCGACGAGGACTGGGAGCTCAGCGCGGGCGTCGCCCTGCTGGGCGGCGAGGGCCGGGCCCGGCACGTGTACGCGGTGCCGGGGGCGGCCGCCGACGTGTTCACGGTCTGGAGCGAGGTGCTCGGGGACCGGATGTGGGTCGCGACCAGGGACCAGGCGATAGCGGCGGGCTGGTTCGGCCCCGTGGTGGACGAGCGGGTCTACCTGCGGATCGGCGACGTGGTGGCCGCCGCCCGGGACGACGTCGCGGTGATCGCTTCGCGCAGCGAGCCCGGCGAGTCCTCGATGGTCGGCCTGCACGGCTCGATGACCCCGGTGGAGCAGCTGGTGCCGCTGCTCGAAGTCCGCGCCTGA
- a CDS encoding HPr family phosphocarrier protein, producing MAERRVTIGWAEGLHARPASIFVRAATAVGVPVTIAKDGGTPVNAASMLGLLGLGAEGGETVILASDAPGADEALDRLAKLVQEGLSELPAA from the coding sequence ATGGCCGAGCGCCGCGTCACCATCGGTTGGGCCGAGGGCCTGCACGCCCGTCCCGCCTCCATCTTCGTCCGCGCGGCCACCGCCGTGGGCGTGCCCGTCACCATCGCCAAGGACGGCGGCACCCCGGTCAACGCCGCCTCCATGCTCGGCCTGCTCGGCCTCGGCGCCGAGGGCGGCGAAACCGTCATCCTCGCCTCCGACGCCCCCGGCGCGGACGAGGCGCTGGACCGCCTCGCCAAGCTGGTCCAGGAGGGCCTGAGCGAGCTTCCCGCCGCCTGA
- a CDS encoding VOC family protein yields MTAVKVRLAQGTPCWVSLMTSDQEGAMAFYGALLGWEFTPGPTPLGAYVRATLNGAKVAGIGATPARTGHPVEWTTYFAVDSADDVSQRIRECGGTVAVGPLQAEHAGRLAIAADLSGAVFGLWQGEEHIGWEVVGEPGAPAWNELLTSDEPAASAFYGAVLGRSVVESDAAAVARGEDDATLVVGGFPVAGIRRSTDLRDGPPRWRVHFAVADTDLTVRRALQLGGRVLVGPHDTPYGRVARLTDPQGGRFSVVQT; encoded by the coding sequence TGGCTCAGGGCACGCCCTGCTGGGTGAGTCTGATGACCAGTGACCAGGAAGGCGCCATGGCCTTCTACGGCGCGCTGCTGGGCTGGGAGTTCACCCCCGGCCCCACCCCGCTCGGGGCGTACGTGCGGGCCACCCTGAACGGCGCCAAGGTCGCCGGCATCGGTGCCACCCCCGCGCGTACCGGCCACCCCGTCGAGTGGACCACCTACTTCGCCGTGGACAGCGCGGACGACGTGTCCCAGCGGATCCGCGAGTGCGGCGGCACCGTCGCGGTCGGGCCGCTGCAGGCCGAGCACGCCGGGCGGCTGGCGATCGCGGCAGACCTGTCCGGCGCGGTGTTCGGCCTCTGGCAGGGCGAGGAGCACATCGGCTGGGAGGTGGTCGGCGAGCCGGGCGCACCGGCCTGGAACGAGCTGCTGACCTCTGACGAACCGGCGGCCTCCGCGTTCTACGGCGCGGTGCTCGGCCGGTCCGTGGTCGAGTCGGACGCGGCGGCCGTCGCCCGGGGCGAGGACGACGCGACGCTGGTGGTCGGCGGCTTCCCGGTGGCCGGCATCCGGCGCAGCACCGACCTGCGGGACGGTCCGCCGCGCTGGCGGGTCCACTTCGCCGTCGCCGACACCGATCTGACGGTCCGCCGGGCTCTGCAGTTGGGCGGACGGGTACTGGTCGGCCCGCACGACACCCCGTACGGCCGGGTCGCCCGACTCACCGACCCCCAGGGCGGGCGCTTCTCGGTCGTCCAGACCTGA
- a CDS encoding thymidine kinase → MAELVFFSGTMDCGKSTLALQLDHNHAARGRQGIIFSRHDRAGASTISSRLGLRADAVEVTDGFDFHAHVVQLLSAGGKVDYLICDEANFYTSEQVDQLARVVDELGIDVFTFGITTDFRTKLFPGSQRLIELADRVEVLQVEALCWCGARATHNARTVGGVMVVEGAQVVVGDIAVSEGEVGYEVLCRRHHRRRLTAATARAAVLSPDVLPFENQHA, encoded by the coding sequence ATGGCTGAACTGGTGTTCTTCTCGGGCACGATGGACTGCGGCAAGTCGACGCTCGCGCTGCAGCTGGACCACAACCACGCGGCCCGTGGCCGGCAGGGGATCATCTTCTCCCGGCACGACCGTGCGGGTGCCTCCACCATCTCCAGCCGGCTCGGCCTGCGCGCGGACGCCGTCGAGGTCACGGACGGCTTCGACTTCCACGCGCACGTCGTCCAGCTGCTCTCGGCGGGCGGCAAGGTGGACTACCTGATCTGCGACGAGGCCAACTTCTACACCTCCGAGCAGGTCGACCAGCTCGCCCGGGTGGTCGACGAGCTCGGCATCGACGTCTTCACCTTCGGCATCACCACCGACTTCCGGACCAAGCTCTTCCCCGGCTCCCAGCGCCTGATCGAGCTCGCGGACCGGGTCGAGGTCCTGCAGGTCGAGGCCCTGTGCTGGTGCGGCGCCCGGGCCACCCACAACGCCCGCACCGTCGGCGGCGTGATGGTCGTCGAGGGCGCCCAGGTCGTCGTCGGCGACATCGCCGTCAGCGAGGGCGAGGTCGGGTACGAGGTGCTCTGCCGCCGCCACCACCGCCGCCGCCTCACGGCGGCCACGGCCCGCGCGGCCGTCCTCTCCCCGGACGTCCTCCCCTTCGAGAACCAGCACGCGTAG